One Brachybacterium kimchii genomic window carries:
- a CDS encoding MFS transporter produces the protein MTGEPHPPALDTPFHDHPGPSRLLLPTLCIPMFLVLLDVMAMNVAMPSLGRALGVGPASWPQVVDAYTVPLALALVPAGLLVDRLGPRRSLLAGLLVCVAACVLGGIADSWGTVLLARLVQGISAAVMLPAGLAALTLTWTEPVPRAHALGLWSAVSALATAIGPGVGGLLVGAVGWRAVFWVNVPLLLLALAGTARLLPGPRPRTDRGPRPDPGPRDEHGPTADGGAADASPSPSASGASPALRPLLVSILVAAMMTSGANGTLQAITVHLQHSLRIAAAPAGAVLLLATAPFVVLGPLSGRLVAGRGRRATATAGLVLGGCGLLTLGHLGSGADVVSLVPALLGIGVGLGLMTSAIVGETMAAWSSRPGLAGGLNNALRQAGTSIGVVVGGAVAAHDAGAGMLTRVGGAAGTWWLLGAVLVLCAFGRGRDAR, from the coding sequence ATGACCGGAGAGCCGCACCCGCCCGCCCTCGACACCCCGTTCCACGACCACCCCGGCCCGTCCCGGCTGCTGCTGCCCACCCTGTGCATCCCGATGTTCCTCGTCCTGCTGGACGTGATGGCCATGAACGTCGCGATGCCCTCCCTGGGGCGGGCCCTCGGCGTCGGCCCCGCCTCCTGGCCGCAGGTCGTCGACGCGTACACCGTCCCGCTCGCCCTCGCGCTCGTGCCGGCGGGTCTGCTCGTCGACCGTCTCGGTCCCCGGCGCTCCCTGCTCGCGGGCCTGCTGGTCTGCGTGGCGGCCTGCGTTCTCGGCGGCATCGCAGACAGCTGGGGGACGGTGCTGCTCGCGCGCCTGGTCCAGGGGATCTCCGCGGCCGTCATGCTCCCTGCGGGCCTCGCCGCGCTCACCCTCACCTGGACCGAGCCCGTCCCACGCGCCCATGCGCTGGGCCTGTGGTCCGCCGTGAGCGCGCTCGCGACGGCGATCGGACCGGGCGTCGGCGGCCTGCTCGTGGGCGCGGTGGGATGGCGGGCCGTGTTCTGGGTGAACGTGCCCCTCCTGCTGCTCGCCCTCGCGGGCACCGCCCGCCTGCTCCCCGGGCCCCGCCCACGGACCGACCGCGGGCCGAGGCCGGACCCGGGGCCGAGAGACGAGCACGGGCCGACGGCCGACGGGGGAGCGGCGGACGCGTCCCCGTCCCCGTCGGCGTCCGGGGCCTCGCCCGCTCTCCGTCCGCTGCTGGTCTCGATCCTGGTCGCGGCGATGATGACGAGCGGCGCGAACGGCACTCTGCAGGCGATCACCGTCCACCTCCAGCACTCGCTGCGCATCGCGGCCGCGCCGGCCGGTGCGGTGCTGCTGCTCGCGACCGCCCCGTTCGTCGTGCTCGGTCCGCTCTCGGGACGACTCGTCGCCGGGCGGGGCCGACGGGCGACGGCCACCGCCGGGCTCGTCCTGGGCGGCTGCGGCCTGCTCACCCTCGGTCACCTCGGCTCCGGCGCGGACGTGGTCTCCCTCGTGCCCGCGCTGCTCGGCATCGGCGTCGGCCTGGGGCTCATGACCTCTGCGATCGTCGGCGAGACCATGGCCGCGTGGTCCTCCCGCCCGGGGCTCGCGGGCGGGCTCAACAACGCGCTGCGCCAGGCGGGGACGAGCATCGGCGTCGTCGTCGGCGGAGCGGTCGCGGCCCACGACGCCGGAGCGGGGATGCTCACACGCGTGGGCGGCGCGGCGGGCACCTGGTGGCTGCTCGGCGCCGTCCTCGTGCTCTGCGCGTTCGGGCGGGGACGGGATGCGCGGTGA
- a CDS encoding TRIC cation channel family protein yields the protein MLVDPLELLVTNDLLRGLDLAGVFIMGVAAGALASRLNFDAVGFAIIGIVAGLGGGIVRDLIIGVDPPAAFDGPLYLACALAGSAFSYLIAAEATWWRRAVTGLDILAMALWAATGTAKSIGYGLEPLPAVLLGVTSAVGGGVIRDVLVGRVPAIFGGGPLYATGALVTAVATWGVVALGLPSAWVLAAVALGALLAGLAAWRRWHLPSHGEWQVTLSASQMKSLVRRVRKDERHRVALETGAIPVVDESVDDFADDSTIPDDDAAEFERRALGDGESAGTALPPEDPVDFPTGIVDAEPTPAPEDDPTPGSPDSSEPLDSPADEDRAPGDDEREPDASEDDGRR from the coding sequence GTGCTCGTGGATCCCCTCGAACTGCTGGTCACCAACGACCTCCTCCGCGGGCTGGACCTGGCGGGCGTGTTCATCATGGGTGTCGCGGCGGGTGCGCTCGCCTCCCGCCTGAACTTCGACGCGGTGGGCTTCGCGATCATCGGCATCGTCGCCGGGCTCGGCGGAGGCATCGTCCGCGACCTCATCATCGGCGTCGACCCGCCCGCCGCGTTCGACGGGCCCCTCTATCTCGCGTGCGCCCTCGCCGGCTCCGCCTTCTCCTACCTGATCGCGGCCGAGGCCACCTGGTGGCGGCGCGCCGTCACCGGTCTGGACATCCTCGCGATGGCGCTGTGGGCGGCGACCGGCACCGCGAAGTCGATCGGATACGGCCTCGAGCCGCTGCCGGCGGTCCTGCTGGGCGTCACCAGCGCCGTGGGCGGCGGCGTGATCCGCGACGTGCTCGTGGGGCGTGTCCCCGCGATCTTCGGCGGAGGCCCGCTGTACGCGACGGGCGCGCTGGTCACGGCCGTCGCGACCTGGGGCGTCGTGGCGCTGGGGCTGCCCTCCGCCTGGGTGCTGGCGGCCGTCGCGCTGGGTGCTCTGCTCGCGGGCCTCGCGGCCTGGCGCCGCTGGCACCTGCCCTCCCACGGCGAGTGGCAGGTGACGCTCTCGGCCTCGCAGATGAAATCGCTCGTGCGCCGGGTGCGCAAGGACGAGCGGCACCGCGTGGCCCTCGAGACGGGCGCCATCCCGGTGGTGGACGAGTCGGTCGACGACTTCGCGGACGACTCCACGATCCCGGACGACGACGCCGCGGAGTTCGAGCGCCGCGCTCTCGGCGACGGGGAGAGCGCCGGAACCGCCCTCCCGCCGGAGGACCCGGTGGACTTCCCGACCGGGATCGTCGACGCCGAGCCGACACCGGCGCCCGAGGACGATCCGACGCCGGGCTCGCCCGACTCCTCGGAGCCACTGGACTCGCCCGCGGACGAGGACCGTGCGCCCGGGGACGACGAGCGGGAGCCCGACGCGTCCGAGGACGACGGGCGCCGCTGA
- a CDS encoding bifunctional 3'-5' exonuclease/DNA polymerase: MSTPDPEGPPPASIVVARGAEGRIVLVALDAQGERVGLETVAYEAWPDRAREIESGGGEDDGAALGPPSSPRWVLPDAATWCPALLRAGVRLRRCHDLRLAHTVLARSALVRAPEAAPLIEARAWETPEDLVEAEREGRGSGATLFDLDAAGRTGGVPQGVDEVLAEHARQQAAVAGCAEPSRMRLLLASESAGALVAAEMHAAGIPWDVVEHDRILTEALGPRPRRDQVPARMAEAAAEVRTALDDPLLSIDSPPRLLRALRRVGIDVSSTSQWELQEIDHPVIEPLLRYKKMSRLLTANGWHWLEEWVHEGRYRPVYVPGGVVTGRWASSGGGALQIPRRLRPALRADPGWRLVSADVSQLEPRVLAAMSGDRAMTAAGAGKDLYSGIVDAGIVATRQEAKIGVLGALYGGTTGDSARVVPRLRERFPRAMRLVDDAAATGERGGTVTTWLGRSSPPPDPAWSEAQLRANSPDAQEGEQERSRRAARDRGRFTRNFIVQGTAAEWALAWMAGLRLALAALDPVEPEQAATPSGPAFARRAHLAYFLHDEVIVHAPAAQAETAARAVQEAADAAGRLLFPASDVDFLLDLQIVERSAEK, translated from the coding sequence GTGAGCACGCCCGATCCCGAGGGACCCCCGCCGGCGTCGATCGTCGTCGCGCGCGGGGCCGAGGGCCGGATCGTGCTTGTCGCACTCGATGCGCAGGGCGAGAGGGTCGGACTCGAGACGGTCGCCTACGAGGCCTGGCCGGATCGCGCCCGCGAGATCGAGAGCGGCGGAGGTGAGGACGACGGCGCCGCCCTGGGGCCGCCGTCGTCCCCGCGCTGGGTGCTGCCGGACGCCGCGACCTGGTGCCCCGCGCTGCTGCGCGCCGGGGTGCGCCTGAGACGCTGCCACGACCTGCGCCTCGCCCACACCGTCCTCGCGCGCTCCGCGCTCGTGCGCGCCCCGGAGGCGGCGCCGCTGATCGAGGCGCGGGCCTGGGAGACCCCCGAGGACCTCGTCGAGGCGGAGCGGGAGGGCCGCGGCTCCGGGGCGACCCTGTTCGATCTCGACGCGGCGGGCCGCACCGGAGGCGTCCCCCAGGGCGTGGACGAGGTGCTCGCCGAGCACGCCCGTCAGCAGGCGGCGGTCGCTGGCTGCGCCGAGCCCTCGCGGATGCGGCTCCTGCTCGCCTCCGAGTCGGCGGGCGCGCTCGTCGCCGCGGAGATGCATGCCGCGGGCATCCCCTGGGACGTCGTCGAGCACGACCGCATCCTCACCGAGGCCCTGGGACCGCGACCGCGACGCGACCAGGTGCCCGCCCGGATGGCAGAGGCCGCCGCCGAGGTCCGCACCGCGCTGGACGATCCGCTGCTGAGCATCGACTCCCCGCCGCGTCTGCTGCGCGCGCTGCGACGCGTCGGCATCGACGTCTCCTCGACCTCCCAGTGGGAGCTCCAGGAGATCGACCATCCGGTGATCGAGCCGCTGCTGCGGTACAAGAAGATGTCGAGGCTGCTCACCGCGAACGGCTGGCACTGGCTCGAGGAGTGGGTGCACGAGGGCCGCTACCGGCCCGTGTACGTGCCCGGCGGGGTGGTCACCGGGCGCTGGGCGAGCAGCGGCGGCGGCGCCCTGCAGATCCCGCGGCGACTGCGACCTGCACTGCGGGCGGACCCGGGGTGGCGCCTGGTCAGCGCCGACGTCTCCCAGCTCGAGCCGCGCGTGCTCGCCGCCATGTCCGGCGACCGGGCGATGACCGCGGCCGGCGCGGGGAAGGACCTCTACTCGGGCATCGTCGACGCCGGGATCGTCGCCACCCGCCAGGAGGCCAAGATCGGCGTGCTCGGCGCGCTCTACGGCGGCACCACCGGGGACAGCGCGCGGGTGGTGCCGCGGCTGCGCGAACGCTTCCCCCGGGCCATGCGACTGGTCGACGACGCCGCCGCGACCGGGGAGCGCGGCGGCACCGTCACCACCTGGCTGGGACGCTCCTCACCCCCTCCCGACCCGGCCTGGTCCGAGGCCCAGCTGCGGGCCAACTCGCCCGATGCGCAGGAGGGCGAGCAGGAGCGCTCGCGCCGCGCGGCCCGCGATCGCGGACGGTTCACCCGCAACTTCATCGTGCAGGGCACGGCGGCCGAATGGGCGCTCGCCTGGATGGCGGGGCTGCGGCTCGCCCTCGCCGCGCTCGACCCGGTGGAGCCTGAGCAGGCGGCGACGCCGTCCGGCCCGGCCTTCGCACGCCGGGCGCACCTCGCCTACTTCCTCCACGACGAGGTCATCGTCCACGCCCCCGCCGCGCAGGCGGAGACGGCGGCGCGGGCCGTGCAGGAGGCGGCCGACGCGGCGGGGCGCCTGCTCTTCCCCGCGAGCGACGTCGACTTCCTGCTGGACCTGCAGATCGTGGAGCGCTCCGCGGAGAAGTGA
- the uvrB gene encoding excinuclease ABC subunit UvrB, protein MRPVTDLTRSVSPFEVVSEYRPSGDQPQAIDELARRINGGEQDVVLLGATGTGKSATTAWLIEKLQRPTLVMAHNKTLAAQLASEFRDLLPHNAVEYFVSYYDYYQPEAYVPQSDTYIEKDSSINAEVERLRHSATNSLLTRRDVVVVSSVSCIYGLGTPQEYVDRMVRLKRGDEVDRDDLLRRFVDMQYDRNDVEFVRGTFRVRGDTVEIIPMYEELAIRIEFFGDEIDAIYTLHPVTGEVIREEEDIHIFPASHYVAGPERLARAIDSIESELGERLTELEGQNKLLEAQRLRMRTAHDLEMLRQVGTTNGVENYSRHLDGRGPGTPPNTLMDYFPEDFLLVIDESHVTVPQIGAMYEGDRSRKRTLVDFGFRLPSALDNRPLTFGEFTERTGQTVYLSATPADYELGRSDGVVEQIIRPTGLIDPEVIVKPVKGQIDDLRAEIEKRVELDERVLVTTLTKRMAEDLTDYLLENGVRVQYLHSDVDTLRRVELLRSLRQGEYDVLVGINLLREGLDLPEVSLVSILDADKEGFLRSRTSLIQTIGRAARNVSGQVHMYADTVTDSMREAIDETNRRREKQIAYNTEHGIDPTPLRKKIADVTDMLAREDIDTDTLLATDYRSGKERVSRDRARANVVDAVSSRTVDLGDDPVGALSEMIDEMTAQMHQAAETLQFEVAARMRDEVQELKKELKQVQRSAS, encoded by the coding sequence ATGCGCCCCGTCACCGACCTCACCCGCTCCGTCAGCCCCTTCGAGGTGGTCTCCGAGTACCGTCCGTCGGGCGACCAGCCGCAGGCGATCGACGAGCTCGCGCGCCGGATCAACGGGGGCGAGCAGGACGTCGTGCTACTGGGCGCGACCGGCACCGGCAAGAGCGCGACCACGGCCTGGCTGATCGAGAAGCTGCAGCGGCCGACCCTCGTGATGGCGCACAACAAGACCCTGGCCGCGCAGCTCGCGAGCGAGTTCCGCGATCTGCTGCCGCACAACGCCGTCGAGTACTTCGTCTCCTACTACGACTACTACCAGCCGGAGGCGTACGTCCCGCAGTCGGACACGTACATCGAGAAGGACTCCTCGATCAACGCGGAGGTCGAGCGCCTGCGCCACAGTGCCACGAACTCGCTGCTGACCAGACGGGACGTTGTCGTGGTCTCCTCCGTGTCCTGCATCTACGGCCTGGGCACGCCGCAGGAGTACGTGGACCGCATGGTGCGCCTCAAGCGCGGCGACGAGGTGGATCGCGACGACCTGCTGCGGCGCTTCGTGGACATGCAGTACGACCGCAACGACGTCGAGTTCGTGCGCGGCACCTTCCGGGTGCGCGGGGACACCGTCGAGATCATCCCGATGTACGAGGAGCTCGCGATCCGCATCGAGTTCTTCGGCGACGAGATCGACGCGATCTACACCCTCCACCCCGTCACCGGCGAGGTGATCCGCGAGGAGGAGGACATCCACATCTTCCCCGCCTCCCACTACGTCGCCGGCCCCGAGCGGCTCGCGAGGGCGATCGACTCGATCGAGTCGGAGCTGGGGGAGAGGCTCACGGAGCTCGAGGGGCAGAACAAGCTGCTCGAGGCGCAGCGCCTGCGCATGCGCACCGCCCACGACCTCGAGATGCTGCGCCAGGTGGGCACCACCAACGGCGTCGAGAACTACTCGCGCCACCTCGACGGCCGTGGCCCCGGCACCCCGCCGAACACCCTCATGGACTACTTCCCCGAGGACTTCCTGCTGGTCATCGACGAGTCCCACGTCACCGTCCCGCAGATCGGGGCGATGTACGAGGGGGACCGCTCCCGCAAGCGCACGCTCGTGGACTTCGGCTTCCGCCTGCCCAGCGCCCTCGACAACCGCCCCCTGACCTTCGGCGAGTTCACCGAGCGCACCGGCCAGACCGTCTACCTCTCGGCGACGCCCGCCGACTACGAGCTGGGCCGCAGCGACGGGGTGGTCGAGCAGATCATCCGGCCGACGGGCCTCATCGACCCCGAGGTCATCGTCAAGCCCGTCAAGGGGCAGATCGACGACCTGCGCGCCGAGATCGAGAAGCGCGTCGAGCTCGACGAGCGCGTGCTCGTCACCACGCTCACCAAGCGCATGGCCGAGGACCTCACCGACTACCTGCTGGAGAACGGGGTGCGCGTGCAGTACCTGCACTCCGACGTCGACACCCTGCGGCGCGTCGAGCTGCTGCGCTCCCTGCGCCAGGGCGAGTACGACGTGCTGGTGGGCATCAACCTGCTGCGCGAGGGCCTGGACCTCCCCGAGGTCTCCCTGGTCTCGATCCTCGATGCCGACAAGGAAGGGTTCCTGCGCTCGCGCACCTCCCTCATCCAGACCATCGGCCGCGCGGCCCGCAACGTCTCGGGCCAGGTGCACATGTACGCCGACACCGTCACGGACTCCATGCGCGAGGCGATCGACGAGACCAACCGCCGCCGCGAGAAGCAGATCGCGTACAACACCGAGCACGGCATCGATCCGACCCCGCTGCGCAAGAAGATCGCGGACGTCACGGACATGCTCGCCCGCGAGGACATCGACACCGACACCCTGCTCGCGACCGACTACCGCTCGGGCAAGGAGCGCGTCAGCCGCGACCGGGCCCGGGCGAACGTCGTGGACGCGGTCTCCTCGCGCACGGTGGACCTGGGCGACGACCCGGTGGGCGCGCTCAGCGAGATGATCGACGAGATGACAGCCCAGATGCACCAGGCTGCGGAGACCCTGCAGTTCGAGGTCGCGGCACGCATGCGCGACGAGGTCCAGGAGCTCAAGAAGGAGCTCAAGCAGGTCCAGCGCAGCGCATCCTGA
- the aroB gene encoding 3-dehydroquinate synthase has translation MDGADVTDGADVPDTTVIPVATPTGSYDVVVGRGLLADLPQRIPARARRVVIVHQPSLRTVAEELVEAVSATDRSAFLAEIPDGEEAKTAQVAGFLWQVCGQAEISRSDLVIGLGGGAATDVAGFVAATWLRGIDVLQVPTTVAAMVDAAVGGKTGINTAEGKNLVGSFHPPIAVIEDLDVLAGLGAHDVAAGLAEVVKAGFIEDTRILEVVEADPAAVLDISTPAFREIMERAIRVKARVVSADLTETGEREILNYGHTLGHAIEHNERYQWRHGAAVSVGMMFAAELAHLAGKLSEADVDRHRDVLVSLGLPTTYRGRQWPKLEEAMKRDKKSRAGLLRFVVLDRVGKVSRLEGPDPALLLSAYSAIAED, from the coding sequence ATGGACGGCGCCGACGTCACCGACGGCGCCGACGTCCCCGACACCACCGTGATCCCCGTGGCCACGCCCACGGGCAGCTACGACGTCGTCGTGGGCCGCGGGCTGCTCGCGGACCTGCCGCAGCGCATCCCCGCGCGCGCCCGCCGCGTCGTCATCGTCCACCAGCCCAGCCTGCGCACCGTCGCCGAGGAGCTGGTCGAGGCCGTCTCCGCGACCGACCGCTCCGCCTTCCTCGCCGAGATCCCCGATGGCGAGGAGGCGAAGACCGCGCAGGTCGCGGGCTTCCTCTGGCAGGTGTGCGGACAGGCGGAGATCTCCCGGAGCGACCTCGTGATCGGGCTCGGCGGCGGCGCCGCGACCGACGTCGCCGGCTTCGTCGCGGCGACCTGGCTGCGCGGCATCGACGTGCTGCAGGTGCCCACCACGGTCGCCGCCATGGTCGATGCGGCCGTCGGCGGGAAGACCGGCATCAATACTGCCGAGGGCAAGAACCTCGTGGGCTCCTTCCACCCGCCGATCGCCGTGATCGAGGACCTCGATGTGCTCGCCGGGCTCGGCGCGCACGACGTCGCCGCGGGCCTCGCCGAGGTCGTGAAGGCCGGCTTCATCGAGGACACGCGCATCCTCGAGGTCGTCGAGGCCGACCCCGCCGCGGTGCTCGACATCTCCACCCCCGCCTTCCGCGAGATCATGGAGCGCGCCATCCGCGTGAAGGCCCGCGTGGTCTCCGCCGACCTCACGGAGACCGGGGAGCGCGAGATCCTCAACTACGGCCACACCCTGGGCCACGCCATCGAGCACAACGAGCGCTACCAGTGGCGCCACGGCGCCGCGGTGTCCGTGGGCATGATGTTCGCGGCCGAGCTCGCGCACCTCGCCGGCAAGCTCTCCGAGGCCGACGTGGACCGCCACCGCGACGTCCTCGTCTCCCTGGGACTGCCCACGACCTACCGCGGGCGCCAGTGGCCCAAGCTCGAGGAGGCCATGAAGCGCGACAAGAAGTCGCGCGCCGGCCTGCTGCGCTTCGTGGTCCTCGACCGCGTCGGCAAGGTCTCGCGCCTCGAGGGGCCCGACCCTGCGCTGCTGCTCTCCGCCTACTCCGCGATCGCCGAGGACTGA
- the aroD gene encoding type I 3-dehydroquinate dehydratase — MGATEHSAHAGGAGGDGAGGVVRVRGIELGTGVPEIIVPLTGADERSVLAQAERARTAPARIIEWRADLLAPSAPAAEHRERVLGALPALREALAPEQALLLTVRTAAEGGGRALTDADLSALLRAGIALRGADDTALVDLVDVETARAPEAVGAVIDAAHEAGVAAVGSFHDFAATPPREEILATLRAQRALGADVGKIAVTPRTADDVLVLLAASLEAARDGAGPHLAISMGSLGAVSRVAAEVFGSCATFATAGEASAPGQLGADEVSRMLAALRP, encoded by the coding sequence GTGGGGGCGACGGAGCACTCCGCGCACGCCGGCGGCGCCGGCGGCGACGGAGCCGGGGGCGTCGTGCGCGTGCGCGGGATCGAGCTCGGCACCGGCGTCCCCGAGATCATCGTCCCGCTCACCGGCGCGGACGAGCGCAGCGTGCTCGCCCAGGCCGAGCGCGCGCGCACGGCGCCGGCCCGGATCATCGAGTGGCGCGCAGACCTGCTCGCCCCGTCGGCGCCCGCGGCCGAGCACCGCGAGCGCGTGCTCGGCGCCCTCCCCGCCCTGCGCGAGGCCCTCGCGCCCGAGCAGGCGCTCCTGCTCACCGTGCGCACCGCCGCCGAGGGCGGAGGACGGGCCCTCACGGACGCGGACCTCTCCGCGCTGCTGCGCGCCGGGATCGCCCTGCGCGGCGCGGACGACACCGCGCTCGTCGACCTGGTCGACGTGGAGACCGCGCGCGCACCGGAGGCCGTCGGCGCCGTGATCGACGCAGCCCATGAGGCGGGCGTCGCCGCGGTCGGCTCCTTCCACGATTTCGCCGCCACGCCCCCGCGCGAGGAGATCCTCGCGACGCTGCGCGCGCAGCGGGCCCTCGGGGCCGACGTCGGCAAGATCGCCGTCACCCCGCGCACCGCGGACGACGTGCTCGTCCTGCTCGCGGCGAGCCTCGAGGCCGCGCGGGACGGGGCGGGGCCCCATCTGGCGATCTCGATGGGATCCCTGGGAGCGGTCAGCCGCGTCGCGGCCGAGGTGTTCGGATCCTGCGCGACCTTCGCGACGGCGGGAGAGGCCTCCGCGCCCGGTCAGCTCGGGGCCGACGAGGTCTCCCGGATGCTCGCGGCGCTGCGCCCCTGA
- a CDS encoding helix-turn-helix domain-containing protein gives MDPMPDIAGVAELVADASRAAMLMELVDGSERPASRLAEAAAVSASTASAHLARLQEADFIEVRREGRHRRFRIADPQVVVLLEALLALAETPPAVGLRSSMRWQRLRVARTCYDHLAGSLGTDVLAGLVEGGALVRTDGHEGTGRADGDPVSAPVPRSPYALGPRADNAFGALGIDLADLEGRRRPLLRVCSDWTEQRHHLAGGLGAAVADAFVDRGWVVRRTGARDLAVREPAHIAAWLQGV, from the coding sequence ATGGACCCGATGCCCGACATCGCCGGCGTCGCCGAGCTCGTCGCGGATGCGTCGCGCGCCGCCATGCTGATGGAGCTCGTGGACGGCAGCGAGAGGCCCGCGAGCCGACTCGCCGAGGCGGCCGCCGTCTCCGCCTCGACCGCGAGCGCGCATCTCGCGCGGCTGCAGGAGGCGGACTTCATCGAGGTCCGCCGCGAGGGGCGGCACCGACGGTTCCGGATCGCCGACCCGCAGGTGGTCGTGCTGCTCGAGGCGCTGCTGGCGCTCGCGGAGACACCGCCGGCCGTCGGCCTGCGGTCCTCGATGCGCTGGCAGCGGCTGCGGGTCGCGCGCACCTGCTACGACCATCTCGCGGGCAGCCTGGGCACCGACGTGCTCGCGGGCCTCGTCGAGGGCGGGGCGCTCGTGCGGACCGACGGCCATGAGGGCACCGGCCGGGCAGACGGGGATCCGGTCAGCGCGCCGGTCCCCCGCTCCCCCTATGCGCTCGGACCGCGCGCGGACAACGCGTTCGGGGCGCTGGGCATCGACCTCGCGGACCTCGAGGGCCGGCGCCGCCCGCTGCTGCGGGTGTGCTCGGACTGGACCGAGCAGCGCCACCATCTCGCCGGCGGGCTGGGCGCCGCGGTCGCGGATGCCTTCGTCGATCGCGGCTGGGTGGTGCGCCGCACGGGCGCCCGGGACCTCGCGGTGCGCGAGCCCGCGCACATCGCCGCCTGGCTCCAGGGCGTCTGA
- a CDS encoding MBL fold metallo-hydrolase, giving the protein MTTLVIRKASVGPMDNNSYLLTCRVSGAQLLVDAAADLPRLLRLVREGSPSSRLDSIVTTHSHHDHVGALSQLVAATGARTFAGAADVRDIPTPTDEPLEDGALIRVGVNDLHVIGLRGHTPGSIALLWRGGEDGDHLFTGDSLFPGGVGATQGDAQRFTSLLDDVEHRIFDALPDSTWVYPGHGDDTTLGAERPQLGDWRERGW; this is encoded by the coding sequence ATGACGACCCTCGTGATCCGCAAGGCGTCCGTGGGCCCCATGGACAACAACAGCTACCTGCTGACCTGCCGGGTGTCCGGCGCGCAGCTGCTCGTGGACGCCGCGGCCGATCTCCCGCGGCTGCTGCGCCTGGTGCGCGAGGGCTCCCCCTCGAGCCGCCTCGACTCGATCGTCACCACCCACAGCCACCACGACCACGTGGGCGCCCTCTCCCAGCTCGTGGCGGCCACGGGCGCGCGCACCTTCGCGGGCGCCGCCGACGTGCGCGACATCCCGACGCCGACGGACGAGCCCCTCGAGGACGGCGCGCTGATCCGCGTCGGGGTGAACGACCTGCACGTGATCGGTCTGCGCGGCCACACCCCCGGCTCGATCGCGCTGCTGTGGCGCGGCGGCGAGGACGGCGACCACCTGTTCACGGGCGACTCGCTTTTCCCCGGCGGCGTCGGTGCGACCCAGGGCGATGCGCAGCGCTTCACCTCGCTGCTCGACGACGTCGAGCACCGCATCTTCGACGCGCTCCCGGACAGCACCTGGGTATACCCCGGCCACGGGGACGACACCACCCTGGGCGCGGAGCGCCCGCAGCTCGGCGACTGGCGCGAGCGGGGCTGGTGA
- the coaE gene encoding dephospho-CoA kinase (Dephospho-CoA kinase (CoaE) performs the final step in coenzyme A biosynthesis.) — protein sequence MHSPTTGAASARAADAGDDDLRAVRDAGRDVAPGLVRLGLTGGIGAGKSSVAGIWREAGTTVIDLDAHSRAVLDVPGEGVEEAVDRFGEEYRAPSGTIDRSALARLVFADAAARADLEEIVLTRVDAAVEEAEHEAAAAGERLVVHDSPLLLEKHHEDEYARVIAVLAPREERIARVVRDRGRDRAYVESVMAAQATDLERIRRADRLLLNNADAGTLRTRSLTLLEDLRRELLGPPAVPPVGPVGPSSRTARVRSHTQDVRPGT from the coding sequence ATGCACAGTCCGACCACCGGCGCGGCCTCCGCGCGCGCCGCCGACGCCGGCGACGACGACCTCCGCGCCGTCCGCGATGCCGGCCGCGACGTGGCTCCCGGGCTCGTCCGCCTGGGCCTGACCGGCGGCATCGGCGCCGGGAAGTCGAGCGTCGCCGGGATCTGGCGGGAGGCCGGGACCACCGTCATCGATCTCGACGCGCATTCCCGCGCGGTGCTGGACGTCCCCGGTGAGGGCGTCGAGGAGGCGGTGGACCGCTTCGGCGAGGAGTACCGCGCGCCCTCGGGCACGATCGACCGGTCGGCCCTCGCCCGCCTCGTCTTCGCCGACGCAGCGGCCCGCGCGGATCTCGAGGAGATCGTGCTGACGAGGGTCGATGCCGCCGTCGAGGAGGCGGAGCACGAGGCCGCCGCGGCGGGGGAGCGGCTCGTCGTCCACGACAGCCCGCTGCTGCTCGAGAAGCACCACGAGGACGAGTACGCGCGCGTGATCGCGGTGCTCGCCCCCCGCGAGGAGCGGATCGCCCGCGTCGTGCGCGACCGCGGCCGCGACCGCGCCTACGTCGAGTCCGTGATGGCGGCGCAGGCCACGGACCTCGAGCGGATCCGGCGCGCGGACCGCCTGCTCCTGAACAACGCCGACGCGGGCACCCTGCGCACACGCTCCCTCACCCTCCTCGAGGACCTGCGCCGGGAGCTGCTCGGCCCACCCGCCGTCCCGCCCGTCGGTCCCGTCGGCCCCTCTTCGCGGACTGCACGCGTCCGCTCTCACACGCAGGATGTCCGGCCCGGGACGTAG